A region of Bifidobacterium adolescentis ATCC 15703 DNA encodes the following proteins:
- a CDS encoding bifunctional ADP-dependent NAD(P)H-hydrate dehydratase/NAD(P)H-hydrate epimerase — protein sequence MDVSDDADRLQTLLYSSYSADVVRQLERPLLDDGVPLMRMAASAVARVTLSLLDDEDLDVEDARVTVLAGAGDNGGDGLYAGAELAREGAQVTAVAVGRSLHEDAFREFVRAGGRVLVLDPAADIPGCTSGFSAGEAGERLQAAVECARGAHVVLDAMTGIGVAGALRGVAGTLASSLGMDGVLPDKPALPNNDPSADLPLVVAVDAPSGVGVDDGSLPGPYIPADVTVTFGAMKPCAMVPPASYACGRITLVDFGFDVDDAVPFAEMTDGDFVADSVRLPSLADGKYSRGVVGLVTGSARYPGAAVLSARAAACANVGMVRYLGPQRAQDMILAVLPEAVLGKGRVQSWVVGSGVPAEGDVASGDDMQRATIAALLDHYALEDGDGSRNERAEGMPPIVVDAGALDLLPCHVVPQVVITPHAGELAALLNRLDADMADVVSRQWVEARPLRAALRAHELTGATVLLKGAVTIVVGADGDGNTRIILSGRAPAWMATAGSGDVLAGVLGALLAQQDDMLSDDPALVPEVAAAAAYMHGLAGAMASGSEQRGWHRPHLYGHAGKTPASAIGHPIVAGDVVAAVPRAFGELLR from the coding sequence ATGGATGTCTCCGATGATGCCGACCGTTTGCAGACGTTGTTGTATAGTTCCTATTCCGCCGATGTTGTCCGGCAGTTGGAGCGTCCTTTGTTGGATGATGGTGTGCCGTTGATGCGTATGGCTGCTTCTGCGGTGGCTCGTGTGACGTTGTCGTTGCTTGATGATGAGGATTTGGATGTTGAGGATGCGCGGGTCACGGTGTTGGCTGGCGCTGGGGACAATGGTGGCGATGGCTTGTATGCGGGGGCTGAGTTGGCGCGTGAGGGTGCGCAGGTTACCGCGGTTGCTGTTGGCCGTTCGTTGCATGAGGATGCGTTTAGGGAGTTTGTTCGTGCGGGTGGGCGTGTGTTGGTGTTGGATCCGGCGGCTGATATTCCTGGGTGCACGTCTGGTTTTTCCGCGGGTGAGGCTGGTGAGCGGCTGCAGGCTGCGGTCGAGTGTGCGCGGGGTGCGCATGTGGTGCTTGATGCTATGACGGGGATTGGCGTGGCCGGCGCGTTGCGTGGTGTCGCTGGCACGTTGGCTTCGTCTTTGGGTATGGATGGCGTGTTGCCGGACAAGCCTGCGTTGCCGAACAATGACCCTTCCGCTGATTTGCCGTTGGTGGTGGCCGTCGATGCGCCGTCGGGTGTGGGTGTTGATGATGGTTCGTTGCCGGGGCCGTATATTCCTGCGGATGTGACGGTGACGTTCGGTGCGATGAAGCCGTGTGCGATGGTGCCGCCGGCTTCGTATGCTTGCGGACGGATCACGTTGGTCGATTTCGGTTTCGATGTCGATGATGCTGTTCCGTTTGCCGAGATGACGGATGGCGATTTTGTGGCGGATTCGGTTCGTCTTCCGTCTCTTGCGGATGGCAAGTATTCGCGTGGGGTGGTTGGTTTGGTGACTGGTTCGGCGCGGTATCCGGGTGCTGCCGTGTTGTCGGCGAGGGCCGCGGCGTGCGCGAATGTGGGCATGGTGCGTTATCTGGGGCCGCAGCGTGCGCAGGATATGATATTGGCCGTGTTGCCGGAGGCTGTGTTGGGCAAGGGCCGGGTGCAGTCGTGGGTGGTTGGATCCGGCGTGCCCGCCGAGGGTGACGTTGCTTCCGGTGATGACATGCAGCGTGCGACCATTGCCGCGCTGCTGGATCATTACGCGTTGGAGGATGGCGATGGCTCGCGGAACGAGCGGGCGGAGGGCATGCCTCCCATTGTGGTTGATGCCGGCGCGTTGGATTTGCTGCCGTGCCATGTTGTGCCGCAGGTCGTTATCACTCCGCATGCCGGCGAATTGGCCGCATTGCTGAATCGGTTGGATGCCGATATGGCTGATGTTGTTTCCAGGCAGTGGGTGGAGGCCCGGCCATTGCGGGCGGCGTTGCGCGCGCATGAGCTTACGGGGGCCACGGTGCTGCTTAAGGGCGCGGTCACCATTGTGGTTGGAGCTGATGGAGATGGGAACACGCGGATCATCCTGTCCGGGCGCGCGCCTGCCTGGATGGCCACCGCCGGTTCGGGCGATGTGCTGGCCGGCGTGTTGGGCGCGTTGCTGGCGCAGCAGGACGACATGCTGTCCGACGATCCGGCTTTGGTTCCGGAGGTCGCCGCGGCCGCCGCGTATATGCATGGGCTTGCCGGCGCGATGGCCAGCGGGTCGGAGCAGCGCGGATGGCATCGTCCGCATCTGTATGGGCATGCGGGCAAGACTCCGGCGAGCGCGATCGGGCATCCGATTGTTGCCGGTGATGTCGTCGCGGCTGTTCCCCGGGCTTTTGGCGAGCTGCTCCGCTGA
- a CDS encoding M23 family metallopeptidase produces the protein MSDDIDKRNRHRCAAAMAVCVLANIAFTICCAQPTASAYAQSADDVAHEVAQAACRTSMQWPLEHAQVIGEYDAPAKQWLPGHRGLDLRARPQDAIIAPADGVVAFSGKVAGKSVVTLRHGAETGSLTSTFEPAVTTRPVGAVIAKGERFARVEGGSEHCADGCLHWGLKSGGRDYADPSGRVRSMRVELKPL, from the coding sequence ATGTCCGATGACATTGACAAGCGCAACCGGCACCGGTGCGCCGCGGCGATGGCCGTATGCGTATTGGCGAATATCGCGTTCACGATATGCTGCGCGCAACCTACGGCGTCGGCATACGCGCAATCGGCTGATGACGTGGCGCATGAAGTCGCACAAGCGGCATGCCGCACATCAATGCAGTGGCCTTTGGAGCACGCGCAAGTAATCGGCGAATATGATGCGCCGGCTAAACAATGGTTGCCTGGGCATCGCGGTTTGGATTTGCGTGCACGGCCGCAAGACGCCATCATCGCGCCCGCGGATGGTGTGGTCGCCTTCAGTGGCAAAGTGGCGGGCAAATCCGTGGTAACGCTTCGCCACGGTGCGGAAACAGGAAGCCTGACGTCGACGTTTGAACCCGCGGTCACTACGCGACCGGTCGGGGCCGTCATCGCCAAGGGGGAGCGTTTCGCTCGTGTTGAAGGTGGCTCGGAACATTGCGCCGATGGATGCCTGCATTGGGGCCTCAAGAGCGGAGGACGTGATTATGCGGATCCGTCGGGCAGAGTGAGGTCGATGCGGGTTGAACTGAAACCGTTGTAA
- a CDS encoding ABC transporter ATP-binding protein, which produces MAYIEMKNSTKLYHMGSTTITANDNVSFTIEQDELAIILGASGAGKSTVLNILGGMDTNTSGQVIIDGKDISNYTPKQLTAYRRTDIGFVFQFYNLVANLTARENVELASQIVPDAQDARQALADVGLADRVDNFPAQLSGGEQQRVAIARAVAKNPKILLCDEPTGALDYNTGKQVLRILQDMSRKKGATVVIVTHNSAIAPIADRVIRMHDGRVSSIEVNEHPMDIEELEW; this is translated from the coding sequence ATGGCATACATCGAAATGAAAAACAGCACCAAGCTCTACCACATGGGATCCACCACCATCACCGCCAACGACAACGTCTCCTTCACCATCGAACAAGACGAACTCGCCATCATCCTCGGCGCATCCGGCGCAGGCAAATCAACAGTGCTCAACATCCTAGGAGGCATGGACACCAACACCTCAGGACAAGTAATCATCGACGGCAAAGACATCTCCAACTACACACCCAAACAACTCACCGCATACCGCCGCACCGACATCGGCTTCGTATTCCAGTTCTACAACCTCGTCGCCAACCTCACCGCACGCGAAAACGTGGAACTCGCCTCACAAATCGTTCCCGACGCACAAGACGCCCGACAGGCGCTCGCCGACGTAGGGCTTGCGGACCGCGTCGACAATTTTCCCGCGCAGTTGTCGGGCGGCGAGCAGCAGCGTGTGGCGATCGCTCGAGCGGTGGCGAAGAATCCGAAGATTCTGCTGTGTGACGAACCGACCGGCGCGCTTGACTACAACACCGGCAAGCAAGTGCTCCGCATTCTGCAGGACATGAGCCGCAAGAAGGGCGCGACAGTGGTGATCGTGACGCATAATTCTGCGATTGCGCCGATTGCGGACCGTGTAATTCGCATGCATGATGGACGTGTGTCATCGATTGAGGTCAACGAGCATCCGATGGATATCGAAGAGCTTGAATGGTGA